The following are encoded together in the Natronolimnobius sp. AArcel1 genome:
- a CDS encoding HAD family hydrolase, translating into MTFELMGDIEAVYFDLDGTLCVRDQSDEEVYEEVFDRVEAPVFFDLNDVYAVDYSSLPEANSDRKQYEHVYRAIARNVGADPSYAPTLAEATLKVLDPTAVSFRDGANEVLEYVRETYAVGLITAGSEETQLPKLETLGIQDAFDVTVCCGPGTGIESKPDPEPFEIALDELGSSPARSIYVGNQHDRDVVGPQRVGMQTAWVPEEDVSSNPKPEPTFHLSSMHEITDIL; encoded by the coding sequence GTGACGTTTGAGCTGATGGGCGATATTGAGGCCGTCTATTTCGACCTCGATGGAACGCTTTGTGTGAGAGACCAGTCTGACGAAGAGGTTTATGAAGAGGTATTTGACCGGGTAGAGGCTCCAGTGTTTTTTGATTTGAATGACGTATATGCAGTCGATTACAGCTCACTTCCAGAAGCCAACTCCGATAGAAAACAGTATGAACATGTCTATCGCGCTATTGCTCGGAACGTCGGTGCTGATCCGAGTTATGCGCCCACACTTGCTGAGGCGACGCTCAAGGTACTTGATCCGACCGCAGTCTCGTTCCGAGACGGTGCAAACGAGGTATTGGAATATGTCCGAGAAACGTATGCTGTTGGACTCATCACTGCTGGTTCCGAGGAGACACAACTCCCAAAGTTAGAGACGCTTGGTATCCAGGATGCCTTTGACGTTACTGTCTGCTGCGGGCCCGGGACTGGAATCGAATCGAAGCCTGATCCAGAACCATTCGAGATTGCTCTAGACGAACTCGGAAGTTCCCCTGCGCGGTCCATCTACGTGGGGAATCAGCATGATCGTGATGTTGTTGGTCCCCAGCGTGTCGGCATGCAAACTGCATGGGTGCCGGAAGAAGATGTCTCGTCGAATCCGAAGCCAGAACCGACGTTTCACCTCTCATCGATGCACGAAATCACCGATATCCTCTAA